The following nucleotide sequence is from Lathamus discolor isolate bLatDis1 chromosome Z, bLatDis1.hap1, whole genome shotgun sequence.
TCTGCTATAGCCTTCCCAAAGAAGGTACGTAAATCATAAAACGTGTTCTTCAGATCACTGACATCTGCTTTGAGCAATAGGAGGCTCACtcaaatagaaattaaaatatcttgTAGCTTGAGCCTCCAAATGGCTTGTCTTCCACTTGCACAACTCAGGCCAGCATGTTCCAGCCTGAAATCACTTCCAAGAACCTAAAGACAGAATCAACCTTTGTGCAGTTGGAAGAGAactattttagtttaaaaaaataataaataaaaaaaaaaaaatcaggaatcGTATTGATCTGACATGGTACAGGTAAGCATTTAACTGACTCTGCACTAAATTTAGGCATTAGCATACTAACTTTCAGTTATCAGAAATTTCCACAACTACAGTACTTAACAGACTATGACAATCTCTGTTTAAACTAGAGACCATGAGCGTACTCTGTGAATTGTGACCACTTTTCCTAGAAGGTGGTTTTGTAACTGTTCAAACTTGACGACGAATAtctcaaaataaaacacttccaTTTCAGAATTTCTTCTCTTCAACTAAAGCAAAACCACATTAGAAAAACCAACATGATGATTcaagaaagaatattttgtgtgtgtcttcCAGAGACAGAAGACGTGTGGCTTTCCTCCTATCATACTCTATCTAATGAAAGAATCTTGGTTTCTGAATGGAGACAGGAAATTCCTAGCTTGATTTAGGGAAAATGGTTAGGTATCATCTGCCTGTTTCTTTGCCATCTTGTGTCTGAAACAATTATAACACTAGATAAGGCACTGTGCCAGTTACTGCCccagaaaaaacagttttactGCCTAACTCATATTGATACATAcgtatatacatgtatatgtatgcTTCAGTTAGTAAAGAATATGTATGTGCAACATATTAgtctttctgtattaaaatatcTCAAGTGATATGGCATTTACATTAGAACTGTACAAACAAGTATATTACAATCAGAAGTAATTATATTTGCTAGCCAGTATTTATACTTACAATCCTCCTTCTAGGAAGTTACAGACATTTTCATCACGTTTTGATACTAAGTGAAAAGTTTCTCTGATAACTTGTTGCTGTGTATCTTCACtctatgaaagaaaacacattttgctaTCAAGCTAAAATGGATTAATTAACAATGCACACCATGCACATCTAATAAATACAACACGAAGTATATAGCACCCTCAAACTATTTCTGAAGCCTTAGATCTGCCAATGTACAAGCTGCATGTCACTGTTATCATTTCAGCACAAAAATGATATTTTTGCAGGTCACAAAAGAACACATTATTGAGAAACAACTGCAGAAAAAGGTTACTGTTTTTAAGAAActtctaaagaaaaatgaattctAAAAACAGTTTCTTCAAGTGAACAGGAAGTCTCTCCAATATTATGAAATTTTCATATCTCCACCATAGCCTGAGCAACTTCAGACATGCTTTGAAACTACTGTAGAAAGTGGATGCTTTcacttgcaggaaaaaaaagtgagattTTCCTCCAGCACTGGTTCAATTGATATTTAAGTATGCATAAGTTTCAAAATGTCCATAAATAAACCTGTCTCACtgaaaccacacacaaaaagataACCAAGACAACTGCACTGCTCTCTGTGCACCACAAAGCTTTAGGGAAATCACCTGATCACATAATTTCTTAGTTTCATGTGCTATATTTTTGTGAAGACACAAAAGTAGACACATTTGAATGTAAAATGACAATGGAAGTTAAGTGTTTCACAGTGATACACATTCTGTATACCTTTCCAAAGTGCTTCATTTATTAGTTACCTccacactgaggaaaaaaataaataaaagcaatcaaCTTCTCTAGTAAGTTCCTGTAGCTCTGCATTGGAAGTGACCAAGAATAGAGTGGGAATGCACACAAGGGTGTCatgattttggctgggatagttaagttttcttcttagtagctggtgcagggctgtgttttggctttagtctgagaacaatgatGCTAACACACCAGTTCTTAGTTGCTGCTATGTAATGCtgaccctgatcaaggacttttcagttaaGCCATGACAAAAGGCAATGCTTATcatcaaaattaaatattccattttaatttttaaatcagaaagaGTAAATATAGAAAGACATCTGCTTGGTAACCCAGAATTgggacaaagaagaaaagaggttAAAAAACAAGTATTAGTATTTCCCAGTATTGCCTTTCTAAAGAAAAGGGATCAAATTCAGTCGCCCATAGCAACAACCTCTGTCAGTTACACTACTCCAATTAAAAGCCTGACTGTGCAAACAGAAGTGTCGCAGTTATCATTTCTGCTCCAATATGCAGAAGATACACCCCTTCCAATAAAGTTAAATATGACTTCTGTAACAGCCAGAACTGAAAGTATATAGCCATAAAACCAAGCCAGTAATAGCACTACTGAAAAAGCATATTTTGTTTACACAATTTGGGGAAGCATCagtcttttttgtgttttaatgccCAAGGTTTAATGCCAGAGCTTCATTTATCTGCTAGCAGATACACTACGTGATAAAAACACTGCCTAAAATTTTTTTATCCTTGAATGACATCAACTCTTTCCACGTCTCAATTCTCTGTGGCTGCACTTCCATTCAGATCAAGTTCTTGTGCTGCATTTTCAGACCTGCCTTGCTACTTGCCTTCTCCCCAGTAACAGAATATACTTTTCTATTCCatcacatttcttttccatgtcaACTACACTTTCACGGTATTCTGAAAGTTTCCAAGAGGCTCTGCCTATTTAACCTGTGAATCCTGTAAAACCCCTCTTCGCATTTCTGACACCTTTGCCACAGCACTGATACATGCCGCACTACATCAGAGACGCTGATTAGGCTAAAAATCACGGCAGCGCGGCGTTTCCACAGACAAATTCAGAACCGAGTCCTCCACCCTCAGTGTGCCAAAGGGCAATTTCCAGAGAAAAGAACAGTATCTGGAAAATCAGCTTTCGGAATGTCACTTCCCTTACCGATAGATCTCACAAGGCCCCAGCACCCCTATTTCCCCACGCCCTGAGCCCTGAACTGAAGAGCAGCAACCACCACGATTCACCCCAGGCAGCGGGGCAGGGCCGGGAGGGTTCCCGGTTACAACCGCCCCTCACatctcccttccccagccctggtGACAGCCCCCACGCGGCCGCGGCCCGCCCGTACATAGCGCTGGTAGAACTTGGATAGCCGCGGCTTGCCGTGGTTGTTGAAGATGAGGATGGCTTTGATCATGGTGGGGCGGCGGCCACCGGGCTCGCTGcccctgctgctcttcctgcccgCCCTTCACGCCCCACTCCCGGGCCGGCAGCAGCTGGCCGCACCGCAACACGACGCCGACGCCCCTCAGCAGCTTAAAGCCCCAAAGCCCCTCCACAGCGCGCAACGCCCCGCCCCGTCACCTGACAGGAAGGCAGCGCCCCGCACGGGACAAAACGCCTTGCGCAGCCGCAAGCGCCCCAGCAGCGTGGCGTCACTTCCAGCGCGTCGGGGCGGCTGCTGCTCTGCGGAGGAGGATGGCGGAAGTGGAGGAGCAGTCGGTGCCGGCCTCGCCGCAGAGCGAGGAAAGAAGCGAGGCTGGGGAAGAAGCCCCTGATGGCGGGGCTGCGGCTGGGGGCGCTGACGCGGTTCCCCCTCCGGCCGGCTCGCCGGGCACCGAGGAGCCCACTGGCGACACgaaaaagaaaagtaagggGCCGAGAAGCCACCACCGGGGCAGGTGGGCGGGACTGTGGATGACGGGCAGGTGCGCTCTCCAATCGGAGGCGGCGAGCGGGTGGCTCCGGCCAATGGGGGCGCAGTGTTGACGCTTGGTCATCCCCACAGTTGATGTCCTGCTCAAGGCCGTGGGCGACACCCCTATCATGAAGACCAAGAAGTGGGCCGTGGAACGAACCCGCACCATCCAGAGCCTCGTCGACTTCATCAAGAAGTTCCTCAAGCTAATGGCCTCCGAGCAGCTGGTAGGTGCAGCTGGTAGCCTGGCCTACACATCCTGGGGAGGACAGGAACAGCCATGGCAGGGAACTGCACGCTCCGAGGCTGGGTTGTTTCAGCCTGTGGGGATGCTGTATGAATGTAGACCATGGCTTCTGGTAAGCAACTGGTGTAGGGACACCAGGAAAACTATTCAAAGTACACACAGCTGTGCACATTGACATGAGCCACCGTGGTGCAGTTTGGATGTGCTCAGGTGCTCAACTCCATGCAGCCTATGGGCTTTTTGCAGTGTCTGTTCTTGTCTGATGCTGCCACACAaagctgtgtgtgtgttatGCAATGATGCATTTCGGTGAAAGGTTCATACGCAGTGTAATTGTAGAAGTCAGGTATACAAAAGGAGTATTTGGGAAAAAGTCTAAAGTGTTTGGGGTTGGTGTTCTGAATACTGAtgtctgttttcttcaaaacttCTCAGTTTACTTACTAGTAGGACTGACTTCTCTTTAAAATGGAGTACCTTGGAAACATTCACAGTTTGGCAGCACATTGCCAATATTGCTTATTTGTTCCTTCATGTGCAGCCCAAGTGGCCTTCTGATAAAATTGGAAGAGCTGGAATTGAGTCAGAAATACGACTGTACTAGTTTTGTGCTTAACAGGGATAGATGCATTTCAAAGCTTTCATTTAAGATGTAAAGTTAAAACTGGACTTATTAAAACACTCAAATGTGTAGCCAAAGTATAGATTAAATCATCCTGTTCTTGGTCTTTAGACTGTTGTTTAAGCACATAGGCGCAAAGAGTTTCACTATGCATCTCCCTTGTCTAGAAATCCtgaagggtttggggtttttttctccaaggCTTAGTATCTCAAAGAAGGCTAATAGTTCAGGTATTTATTGTTCATCGTTATTATCAACAGTGTTCATAGGTATTATCAACAGTGTTCATAGGTATTATCAACAGTTTAATTCATTAACTGCCATCTCATTGTCtcggggggaaaaaaaatacaggagcaTAGAGTCTTCCAGTGTGGTTTAAGTTTACAGCTATGCTTCAGGAACAAAGCCCTAGGAATTTAATAATTCCCCTTTGGAAATAGCAGAGTTTACTGTACTACACATCACTATCTCACACTGCAGATTCCAACGCCCTCTTTGATATTATGGACTAGCTactgtatgcatgtatgtacatTTGGTAGAGGAAGTTAGAAGGATGACTTTAGAAtagaacaaaaatgttttgttatttctgtgaCTGCTGTTGTAACTGAACAAATTTGGCATAATGGGAATGGCTTGCATACTTGAAATGAGAGTGAAGACCAAAACAGTAGGTTCATTTTGTGCTGCTATATGGGAGGCTAATGGGTCAGTCTGCAGCGGAAGGAAATCAGCACACTTGCTTTGTGACAGCCAGTCACAGGTAGCTCCTGGAAGTCATGTTGCCCCTCCACACCGAAGTAAAAATACTAATTTGGGTATTTTAGTGTGGACTCTGAAGATTATAAAATAAATGGTGAGCAGCAGACAGATTTACCCACTTCTGGCAGCAGAATGTTTCTTCTGTACAATCTGTGAGAGGTATGAGAGCTCtccatcttctgttttctttttcttccagttcatATATGTAAACCAGTCTTTTGCTCCATCTCCAGACCAAGAAGTTGGGACCCTCTATGAGGTGACTTTCTCCTTAAACATCCTTTCCAACTGTGCTTAGCAGAATTTGCTGGTATACTTCTGGGACACCTATGCTGGTTGTCTCTTGCACTTAATGTAATGTAGTTGATAATGACAGATATGTATGAGCATGCTTTAGAGAGACATGACTTCATACAATCCCTGGAAGTGTATTCATTCACATACAGGATGTTGTCATGCCTCCCATTATGATGGAGAGCTTTGTTACCAGTAACTAGTCTCTGACACAGTTATCTGGTGGgagggattttttgtttgtttcgaTTCATGTATATGCTAGCCTATGAATAATCTAACAGCCCTtgtcttgatttctttttttttttttttcttgcagtgttttggaaGTGATGGCAAGCTTGTACTGCATTACTGCAAGACTCAGGCATGGGGATGAATGACAAGCAGCAGAATTGTTTAGGTGTTGtctttgaaaatggaaaagggaGAAACTTTCTTAAATTTGGCCTGtaaatacacagaaagaaagatttatttttttttcatttctgcttaaaTGTATAAAACTTATCCAGATGAGTAGTCTAAAAGAAGACCTACCTAGGCTGTCTTATCATGGAACTTTTTTTGATGTACATTGGAGGTGCAGAAAAGAATTGTATTTGCCATCTGTAAGATGGAGCCACCTTCCTTGCTGCCAAATTCTCTGTTGCTGTATCTGAAGGGAAGCTATTTCATAGTTGTCTGGAGGGCTGACTAGACAGCTGTCACTATAAATGCTGTACTGAATATAAAagttcctttttattaaaagggATGTTTATTGTATATGTAGCATGGAATTCAGTTTACTTCTGACATGTACATCCATTATGTGGATTCTATGTGAAGTCTTCATCTTGAATGTGAattatctcttcttttttttcctcataattaATATGTAGGTGTTGGTATATAATCTGATTACCTCACACTGTGCCTTCATTGTGTCACTACTATAAGTACCTTGTTAATATGGCACAACATAATGATAGATGTCAGAAATACTTTTTGTCCTGCCCAAATTGTGTAGTGGTTTGTTGAAAGCTGAAAATTTCAGCAGTTACCAAGGTGCTTCTTCTGGCAGAGTTTAATGGCTAGCATCTTTATTTGAATGGTGCAGCTAGCTGTTGCTTCAGTTAACGAAGAAATAGATATGAGTTGCTAAAAACTTACAATCTATATGTTCTCCTTTTGGCTGctgttattttcctgtttcatcaGCTGCATGTTCCTTCAGCAAAATAGAATGCACTTTACAACGTTCACTGAATCCTTTATTGCAGAGTTTGGATGTGCAGGATGGGGGGGTTTTATGTATGTTGTACAATCTTTTCTGTTTAAGCCAAACTAAATTAAATGTTCGCTTGCGGACTTTTCTTATGCTGGAGGACGGTTTTGGTCCCTGGCACAAAACACTACTTCAGCACATATGGGCAAAATGGCCTGTTCTAGATTAAAGTGTCCTTGTACAATATTTTTGAGCTGTTCATTGCTGTTCATGTGTAAGTGGCTCTTTTGTGGTCACTGCAACCTGTGTACCAGATTTTTCCCTCCTTAGAGGACTAATGGTGAACTAATACTCAGCTTAACTTACTGATGTTGCTGCAGTTTGCATGCATCCTGCATACATGGCACAGCAACATAGGCATGTGCCCTGAATGCTTGCTTGATGTATTTTACCACTTCTTAAGAGGAAAACCCAGATTCATTGGATTAAGCTAACAAGGCAGAATTTGTTGTAAACTTAAGTCTTCAAATAAT
It contains:
- the ATG12 gene encoding ubiquitin-like protein ATG12; its protein translation is MAEVEEQSVPASPQSEERSEAGEEAPDGGAAAGGADAVPPPAGSPGTEEPTGDTKKKIDVLLKAVGDTPIMKTKKWAVERTRTIQSLVDFIKKFLKLMASEQLFIYVNQSFAPSPDQEVGTLYECFGSDGKLVLHYCKTQAWG